The Lemur catta isolate mLemCat1 chromosome X, mLemCat1.pri, whole genome shotgun sequence genome has a window encoding:
- the RPS4X gene encoding 40S ribosomal protein S4, X isoform gives MARGPKKHLKRVAAPKHWMLDKLTGVFAPRPSTGPHKLRECLPLIIFLRNRLKYALTGDEVKKICMQRFIKIDGKVRTDITYPAGFMDVISIDKTGENFRLVYDTKGRFAVHRITPEEAKYKLCKVRKIFVGTKGIPHLVTHDARTIRYPDPLIKVNDTIQIDLETGKITDFIKFDTGNLCMVTGGANLGRIGVITNRERHPGSFDVVHVKDANGNSFATRLSNIFVIGKGNKPWISLPRGKGIRLTIAEERDKRLAAKQSSG, from the exons ATG GCCCGCGGTCCCAAGAAACATCTGAAGCGCGTGGCAGCTCCAAAGCATTGGATGCTGGATAAATTGACCGGTGTGTTT GCTCCTCGTCCATCCACTGGTCCCCACAAGCTGAGAGAGTGTCTACCACTCATCATTTTCCTAAGAAACAGGCTTAAGTATGCCCTGACAGGAGATGAAGTGAAGAAGATCTGCATGCAGCGGTTCATTAAAATTGATGGCAAGGTCCGAACTGATATAACCTACCCTGCTGGGTTTATGG ATGTCATCAGCATTGACAAGACTGGGGAGAATTTCCGTCTGGTTTATGACACCAAGGGTCGCTTTGCTGTTCATCGTATCACACCTGAGGAGGCCAAG taCAAGTTGTGCAAAGTGAGAAAAATCTTCGTGGGCACAAAAGGAATCCCTCATCTGGTGACCCATGATGCTCGTACCATCCGCTATCCTGATCCACTCATCAAAGTGAATGATACCATTCAGATTGATTTGGAGACTGGCAAGATAACTGATTTCATCAAGTTTGACACTG GTAACCTGTGTATGGTGACTGGAGGTGCTAACCTGGGAAGAATTGGTGTAATCACCAACAGAGAAAGACATCCTGGGTCTTTTGATGTGGTTCACGTGAAAGATGCCAATGGCAACAGCTTTGCCACTCGGCTCTCCAACATTTTTGTTATTGGCAAA GGCAACAAACCATGGATTTCTCTTCCCCGAGGGAAAGGTATCCGCCTCACCATTGCTGAAGAGAGGGATAAGAGACTGGCAGCCAAACAGAGCAGTGGCTGA